Part of the Flavobacterium sp. KS-LB2 genome is shown below.
AAAAAATATTGAAAGACGAATTATCTAACAAAGAAGCTCAAACTAAATTAGTAGAGAAAATGTTAGGTGACGTAAAGTTAAACTAACAATTATGGCAAGTACAAGAGCAGCAATTCGTTATGCAAAAGCAATTCTAGACTTAGCAAACTCAAAAGGTGTTGCCGAGGTTGTAAATAATGATATGAAATCTATAGCTTCAACAATTAATGGTAATTTGGAATTGAGTACTTTTATTCAAAATCCAACTACTAAAGTGGAGGTAAAAGAGAAAGCACTGTTAGAAGTTTTTGCAGGTATCAATGGCGTAACTCAAGGGTTGTTTCATTTGTTATTTGAAAACAAAAGATTCGAAATTCTAGAAGCAATTGCAATAGAATACAGTAAACTATCTGATGTTATGAATGGTATAGAAGTAGCTCAGGTTACTACTGCTATTGCTATGGATGCAGTATTAGAAGCACAAGTTTTGGCAAAAATTGCAACATTTTCGGATAAGAAAATTACAATAGAAAATACAGTAGATGCTTCAATCATTGGAGGATTTATTTTACGAATAGGCGACAAGCAATACAATGCTTCCGTGGCCAACAGATTACAAGTATTAAAAAGAGAGTTAAGTAATTAGTTTTATTGCACATTTAAGTGTTTAAATTATAAAGTAAGATGGCGGAAATCAAACCTGCTGAAATTTCAGCAATATTAAGAAAGCAAGTAGAAGGTTTTGAATCTGGTGCTACACTAGAAGAAGTAGGAACAGTACTTCAAGTTGGAGATGGTATTGCTCGTATTTACGGGCTTTCTAATGTTCAATATGGAGAATTAGTTGAATTTGACAATGGATTAGAAGCTATTGTTTTGAACCTTGAAGAAGACAATGTAGGTGTGGTACTTTTAGGACCATCTACAGGAATCAAAGAAGGATCAACTGCAAAAAGAACACAACGTATTGCTTCTCTTAAAGTAGGAGAACAAATGGTAGGTCGTGTAGTAAATACTCTTGGTTTTCCAATTGATGGAAAAGGACCAATTGGTGGAGATTTATACGAGATGCCTTTGGAAAGAAAAGCTCCTGGAGTTATCTTCCGTCAACCCGTTACTGAACCATTACAAACCGGTATTAAAGCAGTAGATGCTATGATTCCAGTAGGTCGTGGACAACGTGAGCTAGTTATTGGTGACCGTCAAACAGGTAAATCAACTGTTTGTATCGATACTATCTTAAATCAAAAAGAATTTTATGATGCTGGGAAACCAGTATTCTGTATATATGTTGCAATTGGACAAAAAGCGTCAACTGTAGCAGGAATTGCTAAAATGTTAGAAGAAAAAGGTGCAATGGCGTATACCGTTATTGTTGCAGCGAATGCTTCTGATCCAGCTCCAATGCAAGTGTATGCTCCTTTTGCAGGTGCTGCTATTGGGGAGTATTTTAGAGATTCAGGTCGTCCAGCTTTAATTGTTTATGATGACTTATCTAAGCAAGCAGTAGCGTATCGTGAGGTTTCTCTTTTATTGAGAAGACCACCGGGACGTGAAGCATATCCTGGAGACGTTTTCTACCTTCACAGTCGTTTATTAGAGCGTGCTTGTAAAGTAATTGCTGATGACGGAATTGCTAAAGACATGAACGATTTACCAGACTCATTGAAATCAATTGTAAAAGGTGGTGGTTCTCTTACTGCTTTACCAATTATTGAAACACAAGCGGGTGACGTTTCTGCATACATCCCAACAAACGTAATTTCGATTACAGATGGTCAAATTTTCCTTGATGGAGATTTGTTTAACTCTGGGGTTCGTCCAGCGATTAACGTAGGTATCTCTGTATCTCGTGTTGGAGGAAATGCACAAATTAAATCAATGAAAAAAGTAGCTGGTACATTAAAACTAGATCAAGCACAATTCCGTGAATTGGAAGCGTTTGCTAAATTTGGTTCTGATCTTGATGCTGTTACTTTAAATGTAATTGAAAAAGGAAAAAGAAACGTTGAAATCTTGAAACAAGGTTTGAACGATCCGTATACTGTTGAAGACCAAGTTGCAATTATCTATGCTGGTTCTAAAAATTTATTGAGAAATGTTCCTGTGAATAAAGTAAGAGAATTTGAGAAAGATTTCTTAGAATTCTTGAATAACAAACACAGAGCGACTCTTGATGCTTTGAAAGCAGGAAAATTAACAGACGAAATTACAGATGTAATCGAAACTGTAGCAAAAGAATTATCAGCAAAATATAACTAAAAAGTACTAAGTGAGAAGTATTAAGTATCAAAATTTTCTAGGTACTTAATACTTAATACTTAAATCTTCATACTTACAAAACAATGGCAAATTTAAAGGAAATCCGTAATAGAATTACTTCCGTTTCATCTACGATGCAAATTACATCGGCAATGAAAATGGTTTCTGCAGCAAAGCTAAAGAAAGCACAAGATGCAATCACAGCAATGCGCCCTTATGCCGAAAAATTAACGGAACTATTGCAAAATCTTTCTGCTACACTTGAAGGTGACGCAGGTGGAGAGTTTACAACACAACGTGAGATTAAGAAAGTTTTAGTTGTTGCCATTACTTCTAATAGAGGTTTATGTGGTGCATTTAACACAAATGTTATCAAAGAAGCAAAAAACCGTTCAGAGTTTTATGCTGGAAAGCAAGTGGATATTTTTGCTATCGGTAAAAAAGGAAATGACGTTTTAAGCAAATCACTTTCAATTGTAGATAATCAAAGCGCTATTTTTGACGATTTGACTTTTGACAATGTGGCAAAAATTGCTGACTTGTTAACAGAGAAATTTGTTTCTGGTGAATACGATAAAATTGAGTTGATTTACAACCAATTTAAAAATGCTGCGACACAAATCGTTCAAACAGAACAATTTTTGCCATTAGCACCTATAAAATCTGATCTTACAGTTTCGACTGGAGATTATATTTTTGAACCTTCAAAAGAAGAAATCGTGTTAACTTTGATTCCAAAATCATTAAAAACACAATTGTATAAAGGAATTCGTGATTCATTTGCTTCCGAGCATGGAGCACGTATGACTGCGATGCACAAAGCAACTGATAACGCAACAGAATTGAGAAATCAATTGAAATTGACTTACAACAAAGCACGTCAAGCTTCTATTACTAATGAAATCTTAGAGATTGTTGGTGGTGCTGAAGCATTGAATGGGTAATACAATATTAATTCAAAATATATTCTAAGAGGTATGCTAAAGCGTGCCTCTTTTTTTGTTTAATTTTATAGTTTAAAAATACTAGCAG
Proteins encoded:
- the atpH gene encoding ATP synthase F1 subunit delta, with translation MASTRAAIRYAKAILDLANSKGVAEVVNNDMKSIASTINGNLELSTFIQNPTTKVEVKEKALLEVFAGINGVTQGLFHLLFENKRFEILEAIAIEYSKLSDVMNGIEVAQVTTAIAMDAVLEAQVLAKIATFSDKKITIENTVDASIIGGFILRIGDKQYNASVANRLQVLKRELSN
- the atpA gene encoding F0F1 ATP synthase subunit alpha is translated as MAEIKPAEISAILRKQVEGFESGATLEEVGTVLQVGDGIARIYGLSNVQYGELVEFDNGLEAIVLNLEEDNVGVVLLGPSTGIKEGSTAKRTQRIASLKVGEQMVGRVVNTLGFPIDGKGPIGGDLYEMPLERKAPGVIFRQPVTEPLQTGIKAVDAMIPVGRGQRELVIGDRQTGKSTVCIDTILNQKEFYDAGKPVFCIYVAIGQKASTVAGIAKMLEEKGAMAYTVIVAANASDPAPMQVYAPFAGAAIGEYFRDSGRPALIVYDDLSKQAVAYREVSLLLRRPPGREAYPGDVFYLHSRLLERACKVIADDGIAKDMNDLPDSLKSIVKGGGSLTALPIIETQAGDVSAYIPTNVISITDGQIFLDGDLFNSGVRPAINVGISVSRVGGNAQIKSMKKVAGTLKLDQAQFRELEAFAKFGSDLDAVTLNVIEKGKRNVEILKQGLNDPYTVEDQVAIIYAGSKNLLRNVPVNKVREFEKDFLEFLNNKHRATLDALKAGKLTDEITDVIETVAKELSAKYN
- the atpG gene encoding ATP synthase F1 subunit gamma, which translates into the protein MANLKEIRNRITSVSSTMQITSAMKMVSAAKLKKAQDAITAMRPYAEKLTELLQNLSATLEGDAGGEFTTQREIKKVLVVAITSNRGLCGAFNTNVIKEAKNRSEFYAGKQVDIFAIGKKGNDVLSKSLSIVDNQSAIFDDLTFDNVAKIADLLTEKFVSGEYDKIELIYNQFKNAATQIVQTEQFLPLAPIKSDLTVSTGDYIFEPSKEEIVLTLIPKSLKTQLYKGIRDSFASEHGARMTAMHKATDNATELRNQLKLTYNKARQASITNEILEIVGGAEALNG